In Streptomyces sp. NBC_01439, the following are encoded in one genomic region:
- a CDS encoding D-alanyl-D-alanine carboxypeptidase family protein, with protein MSIRSSGRRAGAGAAALAIGASVLLVPTAAGTARAEPLPPRPAPAVDASLLHRAGTHVRARQGAPALPDDVSALSWLVADAGTGAVLAAHDAHRRLPPASTLKTLFALTALPHLPGSGRHTVTEAELDEVPEGSSTVGLSADHTYRVADLWRGVFLSSGNDAVHVLAAMNGGWDVTSAQMQAKARALGARDTTVVSPDGFDADGQASSAYDLAVFGRTGLADPAFAEYAATADARFPGGTNADGSPTWTYGIENTNRLVTGQDGTGRYPGIIGVKNGYTSQAGFTLIAAARRDGRTLLATVMNPQWGGANAVYEEARSLLDWGFAAAGRVDPVGSLDPPPPPAAPPATPRTVAARAVTPDGIDVETPVVYGLSAAFLAAVAALTGAAVLRRRRSP; from the coding sequence ATGAGCATCAGATCCTCTGGACGCAGGGCCGGCGCGGGCGCCGCGGCCCTCGCCATCGGTGCATCGGTCCTCCTCGTGCCGACGGCCGCCGGCACCGCGCGGGCGGAGCCGCTGCCACCGCGACCCGCCCCTGCCGTCGACGCCTCGCTGTTGCACCGCGCCGGGACCCACGTACGGGCGCGGCAGGGGGCGCCCGCACTGCCGGACGACGTGTCCGCCCTGTCGTGGCTGGTGGCGGACGCCGGTACGGGTGCGGTGCTCGCGGCCCACGACGCACACCGCCGGCTGCCACCGGCCAGCACCCTCAAGACGCTCTTCGCCCTCACCGCACTGCCCCACCTGCCCGGTTCGGGCCGGCACACGGTAACCGAGGCCGAGCTGGACGAGGTACCGGAGGGGAGCAGCACGGTGGGTCTGTCCGCAGATCACACCTACCGGGTGGCTGACCTGTGGCGGGGCGTCTTCCTCAGCTCGGGCAACGACGCCGTGCACGTGCTGGCCGCGATGAACGGCGGCTGGGACGTCACGTCCGCGCAGATGCAGGCCAAGGCACGCGCCCTCGGTGCGCGGGACACCACCGTCGTCTCCCCGGACGGTTTCGACGCGGACGGCCAGGCTTCCTCGGCCTACGATCTCGCCGTCTTCGGCCGTACGGGCCTCGCCGACCCCGCCTTCGCCGAGTACGCGGCGACCGCCGACGCCCGCTTCCCCGGCGGCACCAACGCCGACGGCAGTCCCACCTGGACGTACGGAATCGAGAACACCAACCGACTGGTGACCGGTCAGGACGGGACGGGCCGGTACCCGGGGATCATCGGTGTGAAGAACGGCTACACCTCCCAGGCGGGCTTCACCCTGATCGCAGCCGCCCGTCGGGACGGTCGCACGCTGCTGGCAACGGTGATGAACCCCCAGTGGGGCGGCGCGAACGCCGTGTACGAGGAAGCCCGGTCCCTGCTGGACTGGGGATTCGCCGCGGCGGGCCGGGTGGATCCGGTCGGATCGCTCGACCCCCCGCCGCCGCCCGCGGCGCCGCCCGCGACACCGCGCACCGTCGCCGCGCGCGCCGTCACCCCGGACGGGATCGACGTGGAGACGCCGGTGGTCTACGGCTTGTCGGCCGCGTTCCTCGCCGCGGTGGCGGCCCTGACCGGGGCAGCCGTCCTGCGCCGCCGCCGGAGCCCGTGA
- a CDS encoding FGGY family carbohydrate kinase — translation MTGPVLAVDQGTSGTKALVVCPVRGVIGSGSAAVRPRYLPGGRVEVTPGELLDSVVDAGRAALAAAGEPVVAVGLANQGETVLAWDPATGEPLTDAIVWQDRRAEGLCTELAPHAASLREATGLPLDPYFAAPKMAWIRRHLTRRGVVTTSDVWLVHRLTGAFVTDAATAGRTQLLDLDTTRWSDAALDAFGLAGERLPEVVDADTRVGTTTAFGPELPLTGLLVDQQAALLAQSVTEAGTAKCTYGTGAFLLAQTGPRPLRSTSGLVGCVAWRLAGRTSYCLDGQVYTAASAVRWLTDLGVISGAADIDTVGGRVPDAGGVTFVPALAGLAAPWWRGDLRGSVTGLGLDTTAGHLVRALCDGVAAQVAELADAVAADLGAPLAALRVDGGLTRSALLMQAQADLLGIPVEVSALPDVTALGVGAVARLGLDPSLTVAEAVPQWKPSAVYEPRADAAEATERRARFRAAVSALLGDAPA, via the coding sequence ATGACGGGCCCGGTGCTCGCTGTCGATCAAGGCACCTCGGGGACCAAGGCGCTGGTCGTCTGTCCGGTGCGCGGGGTCATCGGATCCGGATCCGCCGCAGTACGGCCCCGCTACCTGCCGGGCGGCCGGGTCGAGGTCACCCCCGGCGAACTACTGGACTCGGTCGTCGACGCCGGACGCGCCGCGCTGGCGGCGGCGGGCGAGCCGGTGGTGGCGGTGGGCCTCGCCAACCAGGGCGAGACCGTCCTGGCCTGGGACCCGGCCACCGGCGAACCACTGACCGACGCGATCGTCTGGCAGGACCGGCGCGCCGAAGGGCTCTGCACCGAACTGGCCCCCCACGCGGCCTCTTTGCGGGAGGCGACCGGCCTGCCGCTCGACCCGTACTTCGCCGCCCCCAAGATGGCCTGGATACGCCGCCACCTGACCCGGCGCGGAGTCGTGACGACCAGCGACGTATGGCTGGTGCACCGCCTCACCGGCGCGTTCGTCACCGACGCGGCGACCGCCGGCCGCACCCAGCTGCTCGACCTCGACACCACCCGCTGGTCGGACGCGGCACTCGACGCCTTCGGCCTCGCGGGGGAGCGGCTGCCGGAGGTCGTCGACGCGGACACCCGCGTCGGCACCACCACCGCGTTCGGTCCCGAGCTGCCGCTGACGGGGCTGCTCGTGGACCAGCAGGCCGCACTGCTCGCCCAGAGCGTCACCGAAGCCGGTACCGCCAAGTGCACCTACGGCACGGGCGCGTTCCTCCTGGCGCAGACCGGCCCGCGCCCCCTGCGCAGCACCTCCGGGCTGGTCGGCTGCGTGGCCTGGCGGCTCGCCGGCCGGACCAGCTACTGCCTGGACGGGCAGGTGTACACGGCCGCCTCCGCCGTGCGCTGGCTCACCGATCTCGGAGTGATCTCCGGCGCCGCCGACATCGACACCGTGGGCGGGCGCGTTCCGGACGCCGGCGGCGTCACCTTCGTCCCCGCGCTCGCCGGGCTCGCCGCCCCGTGGTGGCGGGGCGACCTGCGGGGCTCGGTCACCGGTCTGGGTCTCGACACCACCGCCGGGCACCTGGTGCGCGCCCTGTGCGACGGCGTCGCCGCCCAGGTGGCGGAGCTCGCGGACGCGGTCGCGGCCGACCTGGGCGCCCCGCTCGCCGCCCTGCGCGTCGACGGCGGGCTGACCCGGTCCGCGCTGCTCATGCAGGCCCAGGCCGACCTCCTCGGGATCCCCGTGGAGGTCTCGGCGCTGCCGGACGTCACCGCGCTCGGCGTCGGCGCCGTCGCCCGGCTCGGGCTCGATCCCTCGCTCACCGTCGCCGAGGCCGTCCCGCAGTGGAAGCCGTCCGCCGTCTACGAGCCGCGGGCCGACGCGGCGGAGGCGACGGAGCGCCGCGCACGCTTCCGCGCGGCGGTCTCGGCCCTGCTCGGCGACGCACCGGCATGA
- a CDS encoding bifunctional 2-methylcitrate synthase/citrate synthase, producing MTATTPEIHRGLTGVVVDTTAISTVIQETNSLTYRGYPVQDLAARCSFEEVAHLLWYGDLPDADQLREFRARERALRPLDRTTAELLARLPETCHPMDVLRTAVSVFGSQDPTEDDGSTEANRTKSLALLAKLPVVVAADHRRRRGLAALQPDPSLGYAENFFRMCFGTVPAPEVVRCFEISLILYAEHSFNASTFTARVVTSTLSDLYSAVTAAIGALKGPLHGGANEAVMHMLGEIGDPERAGEWLDGALAARRKIMGFGHRVYKNGDSRVPIMQEATDRLVARAADPDATRLATLHASLRHAMISRKGIHPNLDYPAGLAYHLMGFDVPTFTPLFVMSRITGWTAHITEQLEHNALIRPLGSYTGPSQRPLPARG from the coding sequence ATGACCGCCACCACGCCCGAGATCCACCGCGGTCTCACTGGTGTCGTCGTCGACACCACCGCCATCTCCACCGTCATCCAGGAGACCAACTCCCTCACCTACCGCGGGTACCCGGTCCAGGACCTGGCCGCCCGCTGTTCCTTCGAGGAGGTCGCCCACCTCCTCTGGTACGGCGACCTCCCGGACGCGGACCAACTGCGCGAGTTCCGGGCCCGCGAGCGCGCCCTGCGACCCCTGGACCGGACCACCGCCGAACTGCTCGCCCGGCTGCCCGAGACCTGCCACCCGATGGACGTGCTGCGCACCGCCGTCAGCGTCTTCGGCTCGCAGGACCCCACGGAGGACGACGGCAGCACGGAGGCCAACCGCACCAAGTCCCTCGCGCTGCTGGCGAAGCTGCCGGTCGTGGTCGCGGCGGACCACCGCAGGCGCCGCGGACTCGCCGCCCTCCAGCCGGACCCCTCGCTCGGATATGCGGAGAACTTCTTCCGGATGTGCTTCGGAACGGTGCCGGCCCCCGAGGTCGTCCGGTGCTTCGAAATCTCGCTCATCCTCTACGCGGAGCACAGCTTCAACGCCTCCACCTTCACCGCGCGAGTGGTCACCTCCACCCTCTCCGACCTCTACAGCGCGGTCACCGCGGCCATCGGCGCCCTCAAGGGCCCGCTCCACGGCGGGGCCAACGAGGCCGTGATGCACATGCTGGGCGAGATCGGCGACCCGGAGCGGGCAGGGGAGTGGCTGGACGGGGCGCTCGCCGCCCGCAGGAAGATCATGGGCTTCGGGCACCGCGTCTACAAGAACGGAGACTCCCGGGTGCCGATCATGCAGGAGGCCACCGACCGACTCGTCGCCCGCGCCGCGGACCCCGACGCGACCCGGCTCGCCACCCTGCACGCCTCGCTCCGGCACGCCATGATCAGCCGCAAGGGGATCCACCCGAACCTCGACTATCCCGCCGGGCTGGCGTACCACCTGATGGGGTTCGACGTCCCGACCTTCACCCCGCTGTTCGTGATGAGCCGGATCACCGGCTGGACGGCCCACATCACCGAACAGTTGGAGCACAACGCCCTGATCCGTCCTCTCGGCTCCTACACCGGCCCCTCCCAGCGCCCCCTCCCGGCCCGCGGTTGA
- a CDS encoding SpoIIE family protein phosphatase, whose translation MNGHRFSFCGAELAAVYVVADQGRELHLAELTGNRGVLYGLPAILAVAGHSPAANAFRSGRPLWLAPKELATFIEEDPHHFPTRVRDGAPNSPARISLGALPLGYDDQELGCLIVAGQTGNGFSADDRSLLELYADQVATGLESVAGRFAGRKSPQAHLSQSLVPDQGGAFILELATGRMEADAHVLELLGLPPGQFDGQVETVLACAVPDDMPALMAIVEPNRLAAAGQQLAFRIRRPNGELRWLGLRCRVEVDPDGTPRRVLGVVADATYLRPSADEVSLVQRLSATLAGAATIREVSRLVVAALREPLGASRVAVGELEPERLIVTALDPPEPDAWPEVWRSEWRSEWPDVALSDLPTLQSALRGGHMSLWPPGAALEPGLLDVGPGGLAVLPLPADGRLVGVCLVGWDAEHRFGPEERSLLTATAGLVGQALVRAHALDAGHELATMLQRSLLPRKLPELPGGVAVARYLPATAGLEVGGDWYDVIPLRDGHVAFVIGDVQGHSAGAATIMGQMRTAVRAYAVEGHPPDVVVARANRLLAGMETDLFATCGYVDLDMEEGIARVVRAGHLPPILRYPDGVAEEMVVEGGPPLGVLAEAEFPMTEAGLVPGTLLVLLTDGLVESARLPLEEGVRRVCDVLAVADPVDVGGIADELVIGVGRRDDDVALLVLRYDGQGDRPMRSHWTVWRVPNAVLHARRFTARTLRSWGVVEELDEALLVVSELVTNAIAHTQGEVGMDLTLSADRLRIAVNDASPRSPVKPVWVSWESTGGRGLLIVEATATAWGSVPLSSGKQVWAEIPWRRGS comes from the coding sequence GTGAACGGTCATCGCTTCTCGTTCTGCGGGGCCGAGCTCGCCGCTGTCTACGTCGTCGCCGACCAGGGCAGGGAGCTCCATCTCGCCGAGCTGACCGGAAACCGGGGCGTCCTCTACGGACTGCCGGCCATCCTCGCCGTGGCCGGCCATTCGCCCGCCGCCAACGCCTTCCGCTCCGGCCGTCCCCTGTGGCTAGCCCCCAAGGAACTCGCCACGTTCATCGAGGAGGACCCCCACCACTTCCCCACCCGGGTGCGGGACGGCGCCCCCAACTCCCCCGCTCGGATCTCCCTGGGCGCGCTACCGCTGGGGTACGACGACCAGGAGCTCGGATGTCTGATCGTCGCCGGGCAGACCGGGAACGGATTCAGCGCGGACGACCGCAGCCTCCTGGAGCTCTACGCCGACCAGGTGGCCACGGGACTCGAATCAGTAGCCGGACGCTTCGCCGGACGCAAGTCCCCACAGGCCCATCTGAGCCAGTCGCTGGTGCCCGACCAGGGCGGCGCGTTCATCCTGGAGCTGGCCACCGGCCGTATGGAGGCCGACGCGCACGTGCTGGAACTGCTCGGTCTACCGCCCGGGCAGTTCGACGGGCAGGTGGAGACCGTGCTCGCCTGCGCCGTGCCCGACGACATGCCCGCCCTGATGGCGATCGTGGAGCCGAACCGGCTGGCCGCCGCCGGACAGCAGCTGGCGTTCCGCATCCGCCGCCCGAACGGCGAGCTGCGCTGGCTGGGGCTGCGCTGCCGCGTGGAGGTGGACCCGGACGGTACGCCGCGGCGCGTCCTGGGTGTGGTGGCCGATGCCACGTACCTGCGCCCGAGTGCCGACGAGGTTTCCCTCGTCCAGCGGCTGTCGGCCACCCTGGCAGGAGCGGCGACCATCCGGGAGGTCAGCCGGCTGGTGGTCGCAGCCCTGCGCGAGCCGCTCGGCGCCTCCCGAGTAGCGGTCGGCGAGCTGGAGCCCGAACGGCTGATCGTCACCGCCCTCGATCCTCCGGAACCCGATGCCTGGCCCGAGGTCTGGCGCTCGGAGTGGCGGTCCGAATGGCCCGACGTGGCGCTGAGCGACCTGCCCACCCTGCAGAGCGCGCTGCGCGGCGGGCACATGAGCCTGTGGCCGCCGGGGGCGGCGCTGGAACCCGGCCTGCTGGACGTCGGGCCCGGTGGTCTCGCGGTGCTGCCGCTGCCCGCCGACGGCCGGTTGGTCGGGGTGTGTCTGGTGGGGTGGGACGCGGAGCACCGGTTCGGGCCGGAGGAACGGTCGCTGCTGACCGCGACCGCGGGGCTGGTGGGGCAGGCGCTGGTGCGCGCCCACGCCCTGGACGCGGGCCACGAACTGGCCACCATGCTCCAGCGCAGTCTGCTGCCCCGCAAGCTCCCGGAGCTGCCGGGCGGGGTCGCGGTCGCCCGCTACCTGCCCGCGACCGCCGGACTCGAGGTCGGCGGCGACTGGTACGACGTCATTCCGCTCCGTGACGGTCACGTGGCCTTCGTCATCGGAGACGTACAGGGCCACAGCGCGGGAGCCGCCACCATCATGGGCCAGATGCGTACGGCGGTCAGGGCCTACGCGGTGGAGGGACACCCTCCCGATGTGGTGGTCGCGCGGGCCAACCGGCTGCTCGCCGGCATGGAGACGGACCTGTTCGCCACCTGCGGGTACGTGGACCTGGACATGGAGGAGGGCATCGCCAGGGTCGTCCGGGCCGGCCACCTGCCGCCGATCTTGCGTTATCCCGACGGCGTCGCCGAGGAGATGGTGGTCGAGGGCGGTCCTCCGCTGGGTGTGCTCGCGGAAGCGGAATTCCCCATGACCGAGGCGGGGCTGGTCCCCGGCACCCTGCTCGTGCTGCTCACCGACGGCCTGGTCGAGTCGGCCAGACTGCCCCTGGAGGAGGGCGTACGGCGGGTGTGCGACGTGCTCGCGGTGGCCGACCCGGTCGATGTCGGAGGGATCGCCGACGAGCTGGTCATCGGCGTGGGCCGGCGCGACGACGACGTGGCGTTGCTGGTGTTGCGCTACGACGGCCAGGGGGACCGGCCGATGCGGAGCCACTGGACGGTGTGGCGGGTGCCCAACGCGGTCCTGCACGCGCGCCGCTTCACCGCGCGCACCCTGCGGTCCTGGGGGGTGGTGGAGGAACTCGACGAAGCCCTGCTGGTCGTGTCCGAGCTGGTCACCAACGCCATTGCGCACACCCAGGGCGAGGTGGGGATGGACCTGACCCTGTCGGCGGACCGGCTGCGGATCGCCGTGAACGACGCGTCGCCGCGCAGCCCCGTGAAACCGGTCTGGGTGAGCTGGGAGTCGACCGGTGGTCGCGGGCTGCTCATCGTCGAGGCGACGGCGACGGCCTGGGGCTCGGTGCCGCTCAGCAGCGGCAAGCAGGTGTGGGCCGAGATCCCCTGGCGCCGCGGTTCCTGA
- a CDS encoding amino acid permease: MGGFGNFAISFSVISVLSGCMTLYGFGMGSGGPAVMLWGWAGVGLFVLCVGLALAEVTSAYPTSGALYYMADRLGGRRWGWYTGWLNLLGLLGAIAGIDYGAALFTGAFLNLRFGFVPTPGSTFLIFLCILLLHAALNLFGVRLVSVLNSISVWWHLGGVAVIVGALAFIPDNHQSASFVFTEFVNDTGWANPFYVAAVGLLLAQYTFSGYDASAHLSEETSNASVSAAKGIVRAIWVSWIAGFALLAGLTFAIQDYAAVQNSATGVPPAQIFIDALGSGGATALLLVVIVAQLFCGNAEVAAASRMVFAFSRDNALPGSALWRKVSGRTQTPVPAVWLSVAVAAVLTLPSLHSATAYGAVTAINVIGITPAYAIPIYLRLRAGNRFEPGPWNLGRWSKPIGWTAVVWVALVTVLFCLPQKSPVTIDTMNYAVIALAVVLLLASVWWYVARRSYGTPSAYGNAREQAEIAEDIV; this comes from the coding sequence ATGGGCGGCTTCGGCAACTTCGCCATCAGCTTCTCCGTCATATCCGTCCTCTCCGGCTGCATGACGCTGTACGGGTTCGGCATGGGCTCCGGCGGCCCGGCCGTGATGCTGTGGGGCTGGGCCGGCGTGGGCCTCTTCGTGCTCTGCGTGGGTCTCGCCCTGGCCGAGGTCACGAGCGCCTACCCCACCTCCGGCGCGCTCTACTACATGGCGGACCGGCTCGGCGGACGCCGCTGGGGCTGGTACACGGGCTGGCTCAACCTGCTCGGCCTGCTAGGCGCCATCGCCGGCATCGACTACGGTGCGGCCCTGTTCACCGGCGCCTTCCTCAACCTCCGCTTCGGGTTCGTGCCCACGCCCGGATCCACGTTCCTGATCTTCCTGTGCATCCTGCTGCTGCACGCCGCGCTCAACCTCTTCGGGGTCCGCCTCGTCAGCGTGCTCAACTCCATCAGCGTCTGGTGGCACCTGGGCGGCGTCGCGGTGATCGTCGGCGCCCTGGCCTTCATCCCCGACAACCACCAGTCGGCGTCGTTCGTCTTCACCGAGTTCGTCAACGACACCGGCTGGGCCAACCCGTTCTACGTGGCGGCGGTCGGCCTGCTGCTCGCCCAGTACACCTTCTCCGGATACGACGCCTCCGCGCACCTCTCGGAAGAGACCAGCAACGCCTCCGTCTCCGCCGCGAAGGGCATCGTCCGGGCCATCTGGGTCTCCTGGATCGCCGGTTTCGCCCTGCTCGCCGGCCTCACCTTCGCCATCCAGGACTACGCGGCCGTCCAGAACAGCGCCACCGGCGTCCCGCCCGCCCAGATCTTCATCGACGCGCTGGGCTCCGGCGGGGCCACCGCCCTGCTCCTCGTCGTCATCGTCGCGCAGCTCTTCTGCGGCAACGCCGAGGTCGCCGCCGCGAGCCGGATGGTCTTCGCGTTCAGCCGGGACAACGCGCTCCCCGGATCCGCCCTGTGGCGCAAGGTCAGCGGCCGGACCCAGACGCCGGTGCCCGCCGTATGGCTCTCCGTCGCCGTCGCGGCCGTACTGACCCTCCCCTCCCTGCACTCCGCCACCGCCTACGGGGCCGTGACCGCCATCAACGTCATCGGCATCACCCCGGCCTACGCCATCCCGATCTACCTGCGCCTGCGTGCCGGCAACCGCTTCGAGCCCGGCCCCTGGAACCTGGGCCGCTGGAGCAAGCCGATCGGCTGGACCGCAGTCGTGTGGGTGGCGCTCGTCACCGTCCTGTTCTGTCTGCCCCAGAAGTCCCCCGTCACCATCGACACGATGAACTACGCCGTGATCGCCCTCGCGGTGGTCCTGCTCCTGGCCAGCGTCTGGTGGTACGTCGCCCGCCGCTCGTACGGCACCCCGTCGGCCTACGGCAACGCCCGCGAGCAGGCGGAGATCGCCGAAGACATCGTCTGA
- a CDS encoding FAD-dependent oxidoreductase: MTVSTTATTVTTGGALPGGEYDVTVVGAGVVGAAIARELARLPLRIALVDASDDVGDGTSKANTAILHTGFDAVPDSLESRLVREGHRLLSAYAAESGIPVEPLGALLVAWDEEQAAALPGLADKAERNGYRAARIIAAEEVRAREPELGPGALGGLHVPGESIICPWTTTLAYATQAVRAGVDLHLNCRVQKVTSGATHTLATSRGPLRTRHLVNAAGLYADEIDRLLGHADFAVTPRRGQLIVFDELARDLVRHVLLPVPSALGKGVLVSPTVYGNVMLGPTAEDLDDKTDTGSTAEGLALLREKGRRILPALLEEEVTAVYAGLRAATGDDDYAIRAHPAQRYVTVGGIRSTGLTASMAIAAHVVELLADGGLPVAGARELEPVRMPNLGEAFLRPYRDAELIARDPEYGRIVCHCERVTRGEIRDALASTVPPGSPDGLRRRTRARGGRCQGFHCGAAVRSLFEEART, translated from the coding sequence ATGACCGTCTCCACCACCGCCACCACCGTCACGACCGGCGGCGCCCTGCCCGGCGGGGAGTACGACGTGACGGTCGTCGGTGCCGGCGTGGTGGGTGCGGCGATCGCCCGCGAACTGGCCCGGCTCCCGCTGCGGATCGCGCTGGTGGACGCCTCCGACGACGTCGGTGACGGCACCTCGAAGGCCAACACCGCCATCCTGCACACCGGTTTCGACGCGGTGCCCGATTCCCTGGAGTCCCGGCTCGTCCGGGAGGGCCACCGACTGCTCTCCGCGTACGCCGCCGAGAGCGGCATCCCGGTGGAGCCGCTCGGGGCGCTCCTCGTCGCCTGGGACGAGGAACAGGCGGCCGCACTACCGGGGCTCGCGGACAAGGCCGAACGCAACGGCTACCGCGCGGCCCGGATCATCGCGGCCGAGGAGGTGCGGGCCCGAGAGCCGGAGCTCGGCCCCGGGGCGCTGGGCGGCCTCCACGTGCCGGGGGAGTCCATCATCTGCCCCTGGACGACCACGCTCGCGTACGCCACGCAGGCCGTGCGCGCGGGCGTCGACCTCCACCTCAACTGCCGCGTCCAGAAGGTCACGTCGGGCGCAACGCACACCCTGGCCACGAGCCGGGGCCCGCTGCGCACCCGGCACCTGGTCAACGCGGCCGGTCTGTACGCCGACGAGATCGACCGGCTCCTCGGTCACGCGGACTTCGCCGTGACGCCCCGGCGCGGCCAACTCATCGTCTTCGACGAGCTCGCCCGCGACCTCGTACGGCACGTCCTGCTGCCCGTACCGAGCGCCCTCGGGAAGGGGGTGCTGGTGTCGCCGACGGTGTACGGGAACGTGATGCTCGGGCCGACCGCCGAGGACCTGGACGACAAGACGGACACCGGATCGACCGCCGAGGGGCTTGCCCTGCTGCGGGAGAAGGGCCGACGGATCCTGCCGGCCCTCCTGGAGGAGGAGGTCACGGCCGTCTACGCCGGCCTGCGGGCCGCCACCGGCGACGACGACTACGCGATCCGGGCCCACCCCGCGCAGCGGTACGTCACCGTGGGCGGGATCCGTTCGACGGGACTGACGGCCTCGATGGCGATCGCCGCCCACGTCGTGGAACTGCTCGCCGACGGCGGCCTGCCCGTGGCGGGGGCCCGGGAGCTGGAGCCGGTGCGGATGCCGAACCTGGGCGAGGCGTTCCTCAGGCCCTACCGCGATGCCGAGTTGATCGCACGGGACCCGGAGTACGGCCGGATCGTCTGCCACTGCGAGCGCGTGACGCGCGGGGAGATCCGCGACGCGCTGGCCTCGACCGTCCCGCCCGGTTCGCCGGACGGCCTGCGGCGGCGCACGCGCGCGCGGGGCGGCCGCTGCCAGGGCTTCCACTGCGGGGCCGCCGTCCGCTCGCTGTTCGAGGAGGCCCGCACGTGA
- a CDS encoding PP2C family protein-serine/threonine phosphatase, producing the protein MRAPVRSPHGPRADGHHQVLFVLAECVPFAIALLVLLVEFTPLHVLYTGPLLVATPALAAVTMGPKGTLAAAGVAVGVSVATASYNGAWGSQQVYTNFLALFLVSVASFLTSHSARTRTENELNQVRRIATTAQAVVLRPVPGRLGSVRAASMYLAAETGAQIGGDLYDVVQTRYGVRMIVGDVRGKGLPAVRAAAIVLGAFREAVHYEDDLMEVVDRCEAALLRDAYVSGAGNADALLEGFVTALVAQIPDGPHIDVINRGHPPPLLLCDGAVRPLMPTTPLPPLGLEEFVSGPPGRADRYPFAPGDRLLLYTDGVIEARDPDKAFFDLAEAMVDMRDHSRQAFLEGLHRALLRHTHDRLADDAAVVVVDRGADEVQRPAGGPA; encoded by the coding sequence ATGAGAGCGCCCGTGCGCTCGCCCCATGGACCGCGAGCCGACGGCCACCACCAGGTCCTCTTCGTCTTGGCGGAGTGCGTGCCCTTCGCGATCGCCCTGCTGGTGCTGCTCGTCGAGTTCACGCCCCTGCACGTCCTCTACACCGGCCCCCTGTTGGTCGCGACACCCGCTCTGGCGGCCGTGACGATGGGCCCCAAGGGCACGCTCGCGGCTGCGGGGGTGGCCGTCGGTGTCAGCGTTGCCACCGCCAGCTACAACGGCGCCTGGGGAAGCCAGCAGGTCTACACCAACTTCCTGGCCCTGTTCCTGGTCTCGGTGGCGAGCTTCCTGACCAGCCACTCGGCGCGCACGCGCACGGAGAACGAGCTCAACCAGGTCCGCCGGATCGCCACGACCGCCCAGGCGGTCGTGCTGCGGCCGGTGCCGGGCCGGCTGGGCTCCGTACGGGCGGCCAGCATGTACCTGGCGGCCGAGACGGGCGCCCAGATCGGCGGCGATCTTTACGACGTGGTCCAGACCCGGTACGGGGTCCGGATGATCGTCGGGGACGTCCGGGGCAAGGGGCTGCCCGCCGTACGGGCCGCCGCGATCGTGCTGGGCGCCTTCCGGGAGGCCGTCCACTACGAGGACGACCTGATGGAGGTCGTCGACCGCTGCGAGGCGGCCCTGCTGCGGGATGCCTACGTCTCGGGCGCCGGCAACGCGGACGCGCTCCTGGAGGGGTTCGTCACCGCGCTCGTGGCCCAGATCCCCGACGGCCCGCACATCGACGTGATCAACCGGGGCCATCCGCCCCCGCTGCTGCTGTGCGACGGCGCGGTCCGGCCCCTGATGCCCACCACCCCGCTGCCGCCGCTCGGCCTGGAGGAATTCGTCAGCGGTCCTCCCGGGCGGGCGGACCGCTATCCGTTCGCGCCGGGGGACCGGCTGCTGCTGTACACCGACGGTGTCATCGAGGCCCGCGACCCGGACAAGGCCTTCTTCGACCTGGCCGAAGCCATGGTGGACATGCGCGACCACAGCCGGCAGGCGTTCCTGGAGGGCCTGCACCGGGCCTTGCTCCGCCACACCCATGACCGCCTCGCCGACGATGCGGCCGTCGTCGTCGTGGACCGGGGCGCGGACGAGGTGCAGCGGCCGGCCGGAGGTCCGGCGTAG